A single region of the Vicia villosa cultivar HV-30 ecotype Madison, WI linkage group LG4, Vvil1.0, whole genome shotgun sequence genome encodes:
- the LOC131598756 gene encoding glutathione S-transferase U7-like, which translates to MGEVKLIASPQSFPCARIEWALRIKGVEYEYIQEDLLNKSPLLLQSNPVHKKVPVLLHDGKSIAESLVILEYIDETWKNNPLLPQDPYERSLARFWAKFIDEKYLVGVWEACVAQGEEKAKAIDAAKELLSFLEKEIEGKKYFGGEKIGYLDIVAGWISYWLNVLEELGEVELVNVESFPSLNEWGHNFIKTSPIKDCVPPRELVVEYFSFGINYVRSLACKE; encoded by the exons ATGGGAGAAGTGAAGCTAATTGCATCTCCTCAAAGCTTTCCTTGTGCAAGAATTGAATGGGCTTTAAGGATAAAAGGTGTTGAATATGAATACATACAAGAAGATCTATTAAACAAGAGTCCTTTACTTCTCCAATCCAATCCTGTCCACAAGAAAGTTCCAGTGCTACTTCATGATGGAAAATCAATAGCTGAATCACTTGTCATCCTTGAGTACATAGATGAGACATGGAAGAACAATCCTTTGCTGCCACaagatccatatgagagatcattaGCTCGTTTTTGGGCAAAGTTTATTGATGAAAAG TATTTGGTTGGTGTATGGGAAGCTTGTGTGGCTCAAGGAGAAGAAAAAGCAAAAGCTATTGATGCTGCAAAGGAGTTactatcatttcttgagaaggagaTTGAAGGGAAAAAGTACTTTGGTGGAGAGAAGATTGGGTATCTTGATATTGTAGCTGGTTGGATATCATATTGGCTTAATGTTCTTGAGGAGCTTGGAGAAGTTGAATTAGTCAATGTTGAAAGTTTTCCTTCTCTTAATGAGTGGGGTCATAACTTCATCAAAACTTCACCTATCAAAGATTGTGTTCCACCAAGGGAATTGGTAGTTGAATATTTTAGCTTTGGTATTAACTATGTCCGTTCTTTGGCATGTAAGGAATAG